In Isoptericola variabilis 225, the genomic window CCACTCGTGGTCGGACATGCCGCGCATCTCGAAGAGGAGCGTGGAGATGCCGTACTCGGCCGCGACGCCGTTGCGCGCGATGGTGTTGGCCGTGCCGCCGACGTACTTGCCGAGGTGGCCCCAGCCCGTCGAGTCGACGTTCTCGTAGACGACCGCCCCGAGCCGCTTGGAGCCCTCGAGGACCGCGGGATCGACGTCGGGCGTCGTCGGGTACAGGATCGAGCCCGACACGAGCTTGCCGTCGACGCGCGACTGCGTGCCCTGGTGGTGCAGGTCGATCATGTAGTCGATGTCGTAGGCACCGAGGACGTTCTCGTGCAGCGCCTGCGTCTCGGGCTCGAGCTTGGCGACGTGGTCGCGGTTGAGGTCGACCTCGTTGGCGTTGTAGCGCGTGAGGTGCCGCTCGCCCTTGGCCAGGTAGTGGTCGATCGAGAAGTTCACGTCGCCCATCGCGCCGTCGGCGTTGAACATCGGCACGAACAGGATGTTGACGTCGTCGAGCATCCGGGCGTGCTGCCCCGACCCCAGCGTCTTGATGACGTGCAGCATCGCCTCGGTCGTGAGCTGCTCGTTGCCGTGCTGCTGCGCGAGGTAGAGGATCGTCGGGTTCTCGGGGTCGCTGACGTACTTCACGAGGTGGATGTCTCGGCCCTTGACGGTCTGGCCGATGACCTCGAGCTCCATCGCGTCCTGCTTGGCGTCCTGCGCGTGCAGGAAGTCCACGACCTCGTCGTACGTGGACAGGATCGACGTGGTGATGACCTCGTTGCCCTGGTAGTCGGGCCCCTCCCCCACGGCGCCCGCGGTCGCGGTGCCGCCGACGACGAGCGCCCCGGTGAGGGTGAGAGCGGCGGAGGTGGTCCTGGCGGTTCTGCGCACGGTGACTTGACGTGGTACCCCCAGGGGGTATGGTGGACGGTATGAGCGAGACCACCGCACCCACCGCCGTCGGGCACGAGCACGCGCCGCACGACGGGCCGCACGGCTACGCCTCCGACAAGGAGGGGTACCTCAAGCGCATGCGCCGCATCGAGGGCCAGGTGCGGGGCATCGCGCGCATGATCGACGAGGACGTGTACTGCATCGACATCCTCACGCAGGTCTCCGCCGTCACGAAGGCGCTGCAGGCCGTGAGCGTCGCGCTCGTCGAGGACCACCTCGGGCACTGCGTCGTCGACGCCGCCCGCACGTCGCCCGAGGAGGGCGCCGCGAAGGTCCGTGAGGCCGCCGACGCCATCGCGCGCCTCGTCCGCAGCTGAACCGCCGCCGAATCCGACCCTGGGGGAATCCACCATGGCCACCGTCACCGCTCTGTCCGTCTCCGGCATGCACTGCAACCACTGCGCGTCGTCCGTCACGCGCGAGCTCAAGGCCGTCGACGGCGTCGAGGAGGTCATCGTCGAGCTGCACGCCAACGAGACCTCGTCGGTCCGCGTGATCTCCGACGACCCGCTGCCCGAGGACGCCCTGCGCGCGGCGATCGACGAGGCCGGCTACGACGTCACCGGCGTCGAGGTCCTCGAGGACGCCGTCGCCGCCGAGTACGCGCAGCAGGCGCCCGCCCGCCAGGCGCCGCACACGCTGCCGATCGTCCGGTCCTGACCCAGCCCTGACCCGGGAGCCGCACCGCTGATGACGACGCACACCGACCACTCCCCCGGCACCGGGGCCCCGGCCACGCCCGACGCCCCGCTGCGCGAGGTCGACCTCGCCGTGTCCGGGATGACGTGCGCGTCGTGCGTCGCCCGGGTCGAGCGCAAGCTCACCAAGCTCCCGGGCGTCGAGGCGACGGTCAACCTCCCGCTCGAGAGCGCGCACGTCGTGCTGAGCCGGGACGTGCCCGACGACGAGCTCGTCCGCGCCGTCGAGGCTGCGGGCTACGAGGCGCGCGTCACGGGCTCGCGCTCCCTCACCACCGACGTGTCAGAAGAGGAGTGGGCTGGAGCCCACCAGGTTTCTGACACGGTGGAGTACCGCGGCGCGGACCTGCTGCGGCGGCTGCGGGTGTCGGCCGTGCTCACGGTGCCGGTGCTCGCCCTGTCGATGATCCCGGCTCTCCAGTTCACGGGCTGGCAGTGGGTCGTCGCGGCCCTCGCGCTGCCCGTGGTCACCTGGGGCGCGTGGCCGTTCCACGTCGCGGCCGTCCGCGCGGCCCGGCACGGCGCGTCGACCATGGACACGCTCGTGTCGGTCGGCGTCGTCGCGGCGAGCGTGTGGTCGCTGTGGGCGCTGCTGCTCGGCGGTGCCGGGGAGCTCGGCATGCGCATGGAGGCGACGCTGCTGCCGAGCCGCGACCACATGGGCCCGCCAGAGCTCTACTTCGAGGTCGCGGCCGTCGTCACGACGTTTCTCCTCACCGGCCGCTACGCCGAGCACCGCTCGAAGCGGCGCGCGGGCGACGCGCTGCGCTCGCTGCTCGAGCTCGGCGCCAAGGAGGCCGAGCGGGTCGCCGTCGGTCCCGACGGCACGCCGCTGACCGGGCCCGACGGCGGACGGGTCACCTCCCGGGTGCCGGTCGCCGAGCTGCGCCGCGGCGACGTGTTCACCGTCCGCCCGGGCGAGAAGGTCGCGACCGACGGCGTCGTGCTCTCCGGGACCTCCGCCGTCGACACGTCGCTCCTCACCGGCGAGCCGGTGCCGGTCGACGTCGGGCCCGGCGACGCCGTCACGGGTGCGACCGTCAACACGTCCGGGCACCTGCTCGTGCGCGCGACGCGCGTGGGCTCCGAGACGACGCTCGCCCAGATCGGGCGGCTCGTCGCCCAGGCGCAGACCGGCAAGGCGCCCGTGCAGCGGCTGGCCGACCGGATCTCGGCGGTGTTCGTGCCGGTCGCCTTCGGCATCGCCGCGCTGACCCTGGTCGGCTGGCTCCTCGCCGGCGCGAGCACGCAGTTCGCGTTCACCGCGGCCGTCGCGGTGCTCATCATCGCCTGCCCGTGCGCGCTGGGCCTCGCGACGCCGACGGCCCTGCTCGTCGGCACCGGCCGGGGTGCCCAGCTCGGCGTGCTCATCAAGGGCCCGGAGATCCTCGAGTCGACGCGCCGCATCGACACGGTCGTGCTCGACAAGACCGGCACGGTGACCGAGGGCCGCATGCGGCTCGAGCGCGTGACACCCGCCGAGGGCGTCGACGCCGACGAGGCGCTCCGGTACGCCGGCGCCGTGGAAGCCTTGAGCGAGCACCCGATCGCGCAGGCGGTCGCCGCCGCGGCCGCCGCGTCCCGCGAGTTGTCAGGCTCACGCGTGGGTATGCCCGGGCCTGGGCCTGACAGCTCGGACGACAAGGGGGCGCTCGAGGTCTCGGAGTTCGTCGCGACGGCGGGCGGCGGCGTGGAGGGCCTCGTGCGTGCCGCGCACTCGGGCCTGGGCACGGGCACGACGGCGGCTCTCGCGCTCAACGCGCGACGCGTCGTCGTCGGGCGGCTCACGTGGCTCGACGAGCGCGGCGTGCGCGTCCCCGACGAGGTGCGTGCCGCCGTCGGGCAGGCCGAGGACACGGGCGCGACGACGGTCGTGGCCGCGTGGGACGGCACGGCACGCGCGGTGCTCGAGCTCCGCGACCCGGTCAAGCCCACGTCCGCCCGGGCGGTCGCGGAGCTCCAGGCGCTTGGCCTGCGGCCCGTGCTGCTCACGGGCGACTCCGAGGGCGCGGCGCGCGAGGCGGCCCGCCAGGTCGGCATCGCGGAGTCCGACGTCGTCGCGCGCGTCCTGCCGCAGGACAAGGCGGCCGCCGTGCGGCGGCTCCAGGCCGAGGGTCGCGTCGTCGCGATGGTCGGCGACGGCGTCAACGACGCGGCGGCGCTCGCGACGGCGGACCTCGGGCTGGCCCTGGGCACCGGCACCGACGTCGCGATCGAGGCGAGCGACATCACGCTCGTGCGCGGCGACCTGCGCGCCGCGCCGACGGCGGTGCGCCTGTCGCGCGCGACGCTGCGGATCATCAAGCAGAACCTGTTCTGGGCGTTCGCGTACAACACCGCGGCGATCCCGCTCGCGGCGGCCGGGCTGCTCAACCCGATGATCGCGGGCGCGGCCATGGCGGCGTCGTCGGTGCTCGTGGTGAGCAACTCGCTGCGGCTCCGCCGGGCCGGCTGACGCCACCCCTTCGCGAGGTCGTACCTCCGGTCGCGAGGTCGTACTCCCGGGGTACGACCTCGCGACCGGAGGTACGACCTCGCGAGGCGGCGAGACCCGGCGGGTCAGCGGAAGCGACGGCCCTCGTCCCGCCGGTACGCCGCGACGGCGAGCGCCGCGAACAGCGCCGTCCACCCCAGCAGCACGGGCCAGGCCGTGCCCGGCGCGCCGACGCCGGTCAGCGCGTCGACGAGCACGTCCCGCGCAGCGCGCGTCGGCGTCGCGAGCGAGACGGCGTCGAGCCAGGCCGGGAACATGGTCGGTGGCAGGAACAGCCCGCCGCCGAACGCGAGCGGGAACAGCACCACCTGCACCACGGGCAGGGCGGCCTTGGCCGACAGC contains:
- a CDS encoding cation-translocating P-type ATPase, whose translation is MTTHTDHSPGTGAPATPDAPLREVDLAVSGMTCASCVARVERKLTKLPGVEATVNLPLESAHVVLSRDVPDDELVRAVEAAGYEARVTGSRSLTTDVSEEEWAGAHQVSDTVEYRGADLLRRLRVSAVLTVPVLALSMIPALQFTGWQWVVAALALPVVTWGAWPFHVAAVRAARHGASTMDTLVSVGVVAASVWSLWALLLGGAGELGMRMEATLLPSRDHMGPPELYFEVAAVVTTFLLTGRYAEHRSKRRAGDALRSLLELGAKEAERVAVGPDGTPLTGPDGGRVTSRVPVAELRRGDVFTVRPGEKVATDGVVLSGTSAVDTSLLTGEPVPVDVGPGDAVTGATVNTSGHLLVRATRVGSETTLAQIGRLVAQAQTGKAPVQRLADRISAVFVPVAFGIAALTLVGWLLAGASTQFAFTAAVAVLIIACPCALGLATPTALLVGTGRGAQLGVLIKGPEILESTRRIDTVVLDKTGTVTEGRMRLERVTPAEGVDADEALRYAGAVEALSEHPIAQAVAAAAAASRELSGSRVGMPGPGPDSSDDKGALEVSEFVATAGGGVEGLVRAAHSGLGTGTTAALALNARRVVVGRLTWLDERGVRVPDEVRAAVGQAEDTGATTVVAAWDGTARAVLELRDPVKPTSARAVAELQALGLRPVLLTGDSEGAAREAARQVGIAESDVVARVLPQDKAAAVRRLQAEGRVVAMVGDGVNDAAALATADLGLALGTGTDVAIEASDITLVRGDLRAAPTAVRLSRATLRIIKQNLFWAFAYNTAAIPLAAAGLLNPMIAGAAMAASSVLVVSNSLRLRRAG
- a CDS encoding metal-sensitive transcriptional regulator, which codes for MSETTAPTAVGHEHAPHDGPHGYASDKEGYLKRMRRIEGQVRGIARMIDEDVYCIDILTQVSAVTKALQAVSVALVEDHLGHCVVDAARTSPEEGAAKVREAADAIARLVRS
- a CDS encoding heavy-metal-associated domain-containing protein, whose protein sequence is MATVTALSVSGMHCNHCASSVTRELKAVDGVEEVIVELHANETSSVRVISDDPLPEDALRAAIDEAGYDVTGVEVLEDAVAAEYAQQAPARQAPHTLPIVRS
- a CDS encoding M14 family zinc carboxypeptidase, which codes for MRRTARTTSAALTLTGALVVGGTATAGAVGEGPDYQGNEVITTSILSTYDEVVDFLHAQDAKQDAMELEVIGQTVKGRDIHLVKYVSDPENPTILYLAQQHGNEQLTTEAMLHVIKTLGSGQHARMLDDVNILFVPMFNADGAMGDVNFSIDHYLAKGERHLTRYNANEVDLNRDHVAKLEPETQALHENVLGAYDIDYMIDLHHQGTQSRVDGKLVSGSILYPTTPDVDPAVLEGSKRLGAVVYENVDSTGWGHLGKYVGGTANTIARNGVAAEYGISTLLFEMRGMSDHEWAGAILGQKSNGYLIRQTVVTLMSTAQAVADGSIETADTSFWDTLPEQG